The Alistipes sp. ZOR0009 region CGCATAACCACAACATGATGGTTCGTGACTCCTACGATGCGGCGATCCCTGGAACCAACATTTTAGGGAATGAAACCATTCCTACTGATCCTAACCAAACCAAAAAGAATACAGGCAATGTGCTCTCGTATGTTAGCAGCACCCCTGATGCTTCTAAAAAAACAATCCTCAATCCCAAGAGCATTAGCACACAAGGCGGTGGACAAGCTCACGAAAACAGAATGCCCTTTGTTACCATGGTGTACTGCATCGCAACTCAAGGTGTATATCCAACAAGACCTTAATTTGTTTAACTTAAAAATTACAGAAAATGGATTGCTATATAGGTGAAATAAGGATGTTCGCAGGTTACTACCCTCCTTCTGGATGGCTTATTTGCGATGGATCAACGCTTCCAATACAAGGTAATGAAGCACTCTACTCGCTACTCGGAATAACCTACGGCGGAAACGGAGCAACAACCTTTGCGCTGCCAGATTTAAGAGAGAAGGTGGTGGTTGGCAGTGGACA contains the following coding sequences:
- a CDS encoding phage tail protein: HNHNMMVRDSYDAAIPGTNILGNETIPTDPNQTKKNTGNVLSYVSSTPDASKKTILNPKSISTQGGGQAHENRMPFVTMVYCIATQGVYPTRP